Proteins found in one Oryza glaberrima chromosome 4, OglaRS2, whole genome shotgun sequence genomic segment:
- the LOC127769997 gene encoding uncharacterized protein LOC127769997 isoform X2, giving the protein MLSLLPLRLPFSAAATHPNSTFLLRRAVRLPILPISPRASMSAIPATPDAAASAAAAASVGGEVGKEAEDVVVQYVVLRRDLADAWPLGSVVAQGCHAAVAAVWAHRDHPDTAAYCGPDNLDRMHKVTLEVKGETQLKNLAEKLEAAGVRHKVWIEQPENIPTCIATAPCPKSQVSSFFKKLKLCK; this is encoded by the exons ATGCTGTCCTTGCTTCCCCTTCGCTTGCCGTTCTCCGCAGCCGCGACGCATCCAAACTCCACTTTCCTCCTCCGACGCGCCGTTAGGCTTCCCATCCTCCCGATCTCACCGCGAGCCAGCATGAGCGCCATCCCCGCCACGCCGGATGCCGcggcttccgccgccgccgccgcctccgttgGCGGGGAAGTGGGGAAGGAGGCGGAGGATGTGGTGGTGCAGTACGTGGTGCTGCGGCGCGACCTGGCGGACGCGTGGCCGCTGGGGAGCGTGGTGGCGCAGGGGTGCcacgccgccgttgccgcggtGTGGGCGCACCGCGACCACCCGGACACCGCCGCCTACTGCGGGCCGGACAACCTCGACCGGATGCACAAG GTAACACTAGAGGTGAAAGGAGAGACACAACTGAAGAACCTGGCTGAGAAGCTAGAAGCCGCTGGTGTCCGGCACAAGGTGTGGATAGAGCAACCAGAGAACATACCAACTTGCATAGCGACCGCGCCGTGCCCAAAGTCACAGGTTTCTTCATTCTTCAAGAAGCTCAAGCTTTGTAAATGA